gtcagtcctatactgtctaggtagttcaatGTAACGTCtcagtagttcactgtaaagggtcagtcctatactatctaggtagttcactgtaaagggttagggtcagtcctatactgtctacatagttcactgtaaagggtcagtcctatactgtctaggtagttcactgtaaagggttagggtcagtcctatactatctaggtagttCAATGTAACGTCtcagtagttcactgtaaagggtcagtcctatactatctaggtagttcactgtaaagggtcagtcctatactgtctaggtagttcactgtaaagggttagggtcagtcctatactatctaggtagttCAATGTAACGTCtcagtagttcactgtaaagggtcagtcctatactatctaggtagttcactgtaaagggtcagtcctatactatctaggtagttcactgtaaagggtcagtcctatactgtctaggtagttcactgtaaagggtcagtcctatactgtctaggtagttcactgtaaagggttagggtcagtcctatactatctaggtagttCAATGTAACGTCtcagtagttcactgtaaagggtcagtcctatactatctaggtagttcactgtaaagggtcagtcctatactatctaggtagttcactgtaaagggtcagtcctatactatctaggtagttcactgtaaagggtcagtcctatactgtctaggtagttcactgtaaagggtcagtcctatgctgtctaggtagttcaatgtaaagggtcagtcctatactgtctaggtggttcactgtaaagggtcagtcctatactgtctaggttgttcactgtaaagggtcagtcctatactgtctaggtagttcactgtaaagggtcagtcctatactgtctaggtagttcactgtaaagggtcagtccaatgctgtctaggtagttcactgtaaagggtcagtcctatactgtctaggtagttcactgtaaagggttagggtcagtcctatactatctaggtagttCAATGTAACGTCtcagtagttcactgtaaagggtcagtcctatactatctaggtagttcactgtaaagggtcagtcctatactatctaggtagttcactgtaaagggtcagtcctatgctgtctaggtagttcaatgtaaagggtcagtcctatactgtctaggtggttcactgtaaagggtcagtcctatactgtctaggtagttcactgtaaagggttagggtcagtcctatactatctaggtagttcactgtaaagggttagggtcagtcctatactgtctaggtagttcactgtaaagggttagggtcagtcctatactgtctaggtagttcactgtaaagggttagggtcagtcctatactgtctaggtagttcactgtaaagggttagggtcagtcctatactgtctaggtagttcactgtaaagggtcagtcctatactatctaggtagttcactgtaaagggtcagtcctatactgtctaggtagttcaatGTAACGTCtcagtagttcactgtaaagggtcagtcctatactatctaggtagttcactgtaaagggttagggtcagtcctatactgtctacatagttcactgtaaagggtcagtcctatactgtctaggtagttcactgtaaagggttagggtcagtcctatactgtctaggtaattcaatgtaaagggtcagtcctatactgtctaggtagttcactgtaaagggttagggtcagtcctatactatctaggtagttcaatgtaaagggtcagtcctatactgtctaggtagttcactgtaaagggttagggtcagtcctatactgtctcagtagttcactgtaaagggttagggtcagtcctatactatctaggtagttCAATGTAACGTCtcagtagttcactgtaaagggtcagtcctatactatctaggtagttcactgtaaagggtcagtcctatactgtctaggtagttcactgtaaagggttagggtcagtcctatactatctaggtagttCAATGTAACGTCtcagtagttcactgtaaagggtcagtcctatactatctaggtagttcactgtaaagggtcagtcctatactatctaggtagttcactgtaaagggtcagtcctatactgtctaggtagttcactgtaaagggtcagtcctatactgtctaggtagttcactgtaaagggttagggtcagtcctatactatctaggtagttcactgtaaagggtcagtcctatactatctaggtagttcactgtaaagggtcagtcctatactatctaggtagttCAATGTAACGTCtcagtagttcactgtaaagggtcagtcctatactatctaggtagttcactgtaaagggtcagtcctatactatctaggtagttcactgtaaagggtcagtcctatactatctaggtagttCAATGTAACGTCtcagtagttcactgtaaagggtcagtcctatactatctaggtagttcactgtaaagggtcagtcctatactatctaggtagttcactgtaaagggtcagtcctatactatctAGGCAGTTCAATGTAACGTCtcagtagttcactgtaaagggtcagtcctatactatctaggtagttcactgtaaagggtcagtcctatactatctaggtagttcactgtaaagggttagggtcagtcctatactatctaggtagttcactgtaaagggtcagtcctatgctgtctaggtagttcactgtaaagggtcagtcctatactgtctaggttgttcactgtaaagggtcagtcctatactgtctaggtagttcactgtaaagggtcagtcctatactgtctaggttgttcactgtaaagggtcagtcctatactgtctaggttgttcactgtaaagggtcagtcctatactgtctaggttgttcactgtaaagggtcagtcctatactgtctaggttgttcactgtaaagggtcagtcctatactgtctaggtaattcaatgtaaagggtcagtcctatactgtctaggttgttcactgtaaagggtcagtcctatactgtctaggtagttcactgtaaagggtcagtcctatactgtctaggtagttcactgtaaagggtcagtcctatactgtctaggtagttcactgtaaagggttagggtcagtcctatactatctaggtagttcactgtaaagggttagggtcagtcctatactgtctaggtagttcactgtaaagggtcagtcctatactatctaggtagttcactgtaaagggttagggtcagtcctatactatctaggtagttcactgtaaagggttagggtcagtcctatactgtctaggtagttcactgtaaagggttagggtcagtcctatactatctaggtagttcactgtaaagggtcagtcctatactatctaggtagttCAATGTAACGTCtcagtagttcactgtaaagggtcagtcctatactatctaggtagttcactgtaaagggtcagtcctatactatctaggtagttcaatgtaaagggttagggtcagtcctatactatctaggtagttcactgtaaagggtcagtcctatactatctaggtagttcactgtaaagggttagggtcagtcctatactatctaggtagttCAATGTAACGTCtcagtagttcactgtaaagggtcagtcctatactatctaggtagttcactgtaaagggtcagtcctatactatctaggtagttcactgtaaagggtcagtcctatactgtctaggtagttcactgtaaagggtcagtcctatactatctaggtagttcactgtaaagggtcagtcctatactatctaggtagttcactgtaaagggtcagtcctatactatctaggtagttcactgtaaagggttagggtcagtcctatactatctaggtagttcactgtaaagggtcagtcctatactgtctaggtagttcactgtaaagggtcagtactatactgtctaggtagttcaatGTAAAGGGTCTATGTAATGTAAAAATATCTGAACATTATGAAGTGAATATGAACACACGCATACTCAATTACATGCCTGCTTACACATACGgacttacacacacacctgatctcaCTCTCTTCTCACTCTATTGTCAAGAACTGTTTTATAATTTAGTGTGTTTGTTTTATGTATTTGTTTACAGCAAGCAGGGGGACGATAGAGACGGAATAAATTCGTACTGTAGTGAAGCCGTCTCTAGAGtaatgcaaggtctctttcatgatcatgtgaaacgtcaattgctatggaaatgctgggatgtgattttcaattatgttaaaggtaattatttatttaaccaggtaggcaagttgagaacaagttctcatttacaattgcgacctggccaagataaagcaaagcagttcgacacagagttacacatggagtaaaacaaacatacagtcaataatacagtagaaacaagtctatatacgatgtgagataagggaggtaaaggcaaaaaaaaggccatggtggcaaagtaaatacaatatagcaagtaaaacactggaatggtagatttgcagtggaagaatgttaTGGTGATTcgatatggattacaattatgaatattaaggctatacacacatactgtagacactcAAACATGCAAATTGgcagttattatttattttactcttatacagacatcatacacactcactagatcATACACATCAACTTACTCAGATTTGCTACACACATCTTCTCAATTTTCTAACATAATGGCATcggctttttaaatgttttattaaaagcATCAGGATTTATCTGTGCTAACCAACAACTAAGCATTAACAATTTCATTGAAGTTCACTTTGTCCAATTGTATACAAGATCCAACGGAAGGTCCTCCAGCTTtatcccaacccctctgaaaATTACACTAATACAAGCATCTTATAAATCAGCTACGTAGAAACCATGCTGATGGATCTCTTGGTAGACTGTGATGTATTTGGAGGCAGTCTTAACGTGGGGCAGGACATGTTGCTGTGTGAAGTCATCCCTAGTGACTGactctctgccctctgctctcctcAGCTGGTTCAGGAAGGACAGGGCAAAGCCATAGCAACACGAGCCAaactccctctcctcttcaaaCCTGGAGCAAATACAGTGACCTTCAGtgacatgtgttgttgttttggctctgtactccactttggatttgaaattatacaatgactgaTGTTAAAgggcagactgtcagctttaatttgagggtattttcatctgTATTGGATGAACCGTTTCAAAATTACAGCCCTTTTGTACATACAGTAGTGCCCCCATTGTAGGGGCCAAaatgtattgggacaaattcacttatgtgtattaaaaacgtttagtatttggttctaaattaTGATTATGAATAATCCTGAATTAATTGTGAAttataatgagtgagaaagttagacacaTATTATACCCCCCCAAAATGCTAACCACCTCTGTtactgtaatggtgagaggttagcatgtcttgggggtatgatataaaatgctaaccacctctgttattgtaatggtgattggggatcatactgttCCCACCtggtttgtgggatattgttttgtgtgcgTATATGTTGCACCACGGCTTTCACGTTCGTTGTTTGTTTTTGAAGTTTCACTTTaataaaagatgtggaactcaactcacgctgcaccttggtccgtcCTATATGGCGATTGTGACAAAATGCTAACAACCTCTtactgtaatggtgagaggttagcatgtcttgggggtataatatttgtgcgtctaacttatCATTCATTATTCACGAttgattatctgtaatcatggtagcattcaCATGAATAagtgtagaagtgtttagaaacattcaattcttatttacaattaaagtgactccaaaatgacaatacattatttagcATTAATTTATTTTGGGCACaataaacagcaaatgcatccaactaATGTGTAGAGTCACAGGCTTCATGTAGTCACTGTGCTATGAAtaggggaccaaatacttaaccttttactactttaatacacaagtgtcccaatactttttcttccctaaaatgggggggggggggggggggggacaactaTGTACAAAAACCTgcaatttctaaacggttcagggaggggggggggatttctaaacggttcacccgatatggataaataccctcaaattattTGTATCGGTTcagagtacagagccaaaacaaacaaaaaaattgtCACAGTACCAATACTTTTGGAGATTAGTCTGTCAAACAAAATAATCATGTTGAAATTGTTATTATAAACTATACAACCCCTTTATATTAAAGGTATTCTTTATGTGGGGTTTATAAAGTGGAAGCACCAGCTTATCTATTAGGTTTTAAGAATTAACTATTTCCATTTGTAATATTCACCTGTGTCGTGACcaggtggggaggagggagaactGTTCCAGTTCACTGTCCCACAGCGTCCCAGCTAGGCTGCCCCTGCTAGTCCCGGGGGCCACCAGCGGCACACAGAGGCACTGCTCCCagccctgttcctctctctggaCTCCTGAGGAGGTGTAGCTGTACACCACACCTTGAACACAGACATCAGCTCTAGTTACCTAGTCCAGTCTAACACCCAAACTGGCTGTTTTGATATTCAAACTGCAAGTAAACTATTCTGAAGGCACCTTGTGAGTTAGTAACTCCAACATGCAGCTCCGAGTCCTGCCATTCACTGTGACAAACACCATGACAGGTCCGGTCAGGAAGACACATGAAAGTTGAAAATACAAATTGAAAATGATTTACCTTTTAACATTCAATGTCGCAAAAAAACATTTGTTGACAATATGAGAATACAGTAAAGATTTGGTTTTACCAAAGAAAAGCAGGTCCCAGTGAAGATCCAATGAGGAAGGCACACCGGACCTTGTGTCCATTACTAAATGGACATGGAACTATAACAGGTGCCTCGAGGAGGCTGAATCTCATCTGCTCCTGACAGATTGGGCATTTTcgccctgtgttctctgtttggaGCCTATTTTTGTCAAAACTATAGATTTTTCTTCCACAATGGTTAAACTTCAAGACAGTGCAGTCCATTGGAAGGTTCAACCGGGAAATGCATGAGCTAGGGGATTAAAAACACTGGTGTTTTTAAGGGTTACAAACGTTGCTAAAAAAAAGGAAACAATTACAACGCGTTAAAAAGTCATTTTTAAGAATAACTGTTTATTTATTCTTAGAGATAATCGTTTTTCAACATACCTGTCGTATGCTCGAGAGACTCATACCTGGCTGCTGACCTGTCATGAACCTTCCCCTCGGAACCTTTCGTTCATCGAATCTGGGTGTTTTATAGGCGGGAGTTTTTGCTTGCACTCAAACGTGACAACGGGAACATCAATACCGTTGCACCAATGTTATTGAGCATAAAAAATGAACACGAAGCAAGTCACCTGCAGGTAGAACTTGTCCCGTATTTACTGTTTTTATTGTTGCTTGAGTGTGTTTCTTGAGTGTGTGTCTTGCTTCGAGCTGTTTCAGTTCTTTGATTTGGCGAATGTTAGCTtcttagctagctaaagttagctgggATGCCGCTAAAGATTCTGGTACGAAATCTTTGTGAAAACATGCTGCAGTGTGTTGTGCAAAGTGAACATTTCCATGAATCACGCGATTGGTGCTATTGCTTGCTAGTTAGCATTATAAAGTGCAGCTACCGGTAGTTAGCTATGTTAGCTGCTAGTTAGCCAGGCTAGCGTGTATGAATTACACCTACCAGCAAGATGCTGATGATGTCAGACTGTTTCTGTTGCTAACCAGTAGCCTCCAATCACTCCAATGTATGAACCTAATCAGAATCTATCCCCGAACACCAGGCCTCAATACGTAGCAGGCAGTAGATATCATAGCTAACCCATGATCATAGCTAACCATAAGCTAATTCTATCGGATTCTTGTGTTGCTATGCAGGTATTTTCTCCATGGAGTCTGCCGAGAGGGGAATAGGTGCATGTTCTCTCATGATTTGACCACCAGTAAACCTTCAACCATCTGTAAGTTCtaccagagaggtgtgtgtgcctACGGAGACCGCTGCAGGTAAGATCCAACTTACTGACCACACCGATGGGCTGGAATGTAGGCTACAAATCACATTTTAATTGTCAAATGGTTTATAAAATAGGCCAACTGTGACATtattacttacaggcccttcccaacaacgcagagaaagcaaatagaaaagtaataacacaTAATAAATTCCCAAAGAAaacgtggctatatacacgaggtaattgaggtagatatgtacatataattaGGAATAAAATGACTAGGTAACAgctagataataaacagtagcagcagcgtaggtgTTCAAAGTtcattggtcgcgtacacagattATCATATGTGaaagcaggtgcagtgaaatgctcaTGATGCTTACAGTGCAGTAAGTAACTAACAGTACAATACCAATATATAACATAATCCCCAATCTACAGTCACTGTTTGCGTTTTATGCACATAGCCCAACCATTGTGTTCAATATCTGTTATTATGATGGAGTgtgactctctctgtgttgtaggtaTGACCACATCAAGccggctggtggtggtggtggaggggggagaggtgtgCCCATGGACCTCCCTAACAGAAACCCCATCACTGCTGGGGCCTTCATTCCCCCTGGTGTTGCTGTCCCGGGACATCCAGGCAACTCTGCACCCCCACCCAGGCACAATGGAGGGAAGAAACCCCTGGTGCTGAGAGATAGAGGTACAGTACTGAACACTGTATGCTGGAAAAGCTCGGGTTTGTTATTTTAACTAAAACATCTTTGTTAAACAAATACCAAACTTGTTTTTGCATGGATTCCGCAACGCTGTTAGCTTTTAACATCTAGAACCGCTATTGTCCTGGAATCCCGCTTAACTAAAAAGTTAAATTCTGCTTGAAAGAGCCACAAAGCTCCTAACGTTAGCCATCAAGCTAACAAAGTTAGCCCCAGATGAGTTTTCCAATGAAGCCCTCTTTGTCTGGAGAAGTAAATGAACGGTTCCAGCGCTGTAGGAGCTGTATTTACTACGATCTGTTTTGGGACAAACTGGATCACTCAAGAGTACCAATACGACAACTGTTTGCTTGCCGAGAATTATAGGCTTGAGGTGGCTTCCTTAATCACGCAGGTCGCAAGCTTACGTAAGAAACTGGGGAAAACGCAGAGTgaaatgtttaccttttctacgCCGGTGACTGGACGGCGTTTGCGCTTGTTGGATGCATCTCCGctggggttgcaaaattccaggaactttcaataaattacATGGTTTTCCCAAAATCCTGTTTGGAGGATTCCAGAAATCAGGAAGGAATAAGCAAGTGTTGCCCGGAGTTCCCACATCTGATAGTGGAGTCAAAGGAGCACAGCCAGAGGAACATGGCAATCAACAATGGTCGCATGTCACGAGCCGTGGAAGCCGAATACAGCGGCCTCTCGCAAAGCAGTCTACACTCCCAACAAGAGGCCTGGAGCGGATGCAAACAACGAATAGTTAAACCGTCctggagcctgatcttcctgcaccttcCACGCTGAGGTTACCTGTGTCTGCGGCTGCTGTGCCTACTCATACACCTACCCCTAAGATTTCGAAGTTGACGTCGGCAACCTTCTGTCCCTACTCTGGATTGAGCgggcttctccatctgtcggaggccTGCACCATCCTTTGAAGCGTGGGAGTTGGCGGATATCCTCGCCAGCCGTGATTTTGTGCAGCTCCATGTTAAGAAATGACTATTCCTGTTGCAAAAACAATTTTTTAAAGGAGTATGGGATCCATCCAAATCATGCAGgatcctggatcctttcacagcctAATatgctgcgttgagacaatgacttatcaatgacccaagcccagctcagttaatccctaccattgtgtcgctgagtcATCATAATGCTTTAGCGAATATACATTATACCAGGGGCattggtagacacaatgtaagtaacctaatttattaTATccctctgaaactcacttagacaatacctttgatgatacagtggtagcaatacatggttataacatttacagaaaagacagaaatgccagtggtggaggtgttgctgtttatattcagaaccacattcctgtaaagcttagagaggatctcatgtttaatactgttgaagtaatatggctacaggttcatctgcctcacctaaagcccattctggtgggaagctgctacagaccaccaagtgctaacagtcagtatctggataagatgtgaaatgcttgataatgtatgtgatatcaacagagaagtatattatctgggtgatttaaatattgactggctttcatcaagctgcccactcaagaagaagcttcaaactgtaaccaatGCCAGTAACCTGGTTCatgttatcagtcaacctaccaaggtagttacaaacagcacaggaattaaatcatcaacatgtattggtcacacctttactaatgctgcagaaatgtgcttgaaagcagtatcaAGATctataggatgtagtgatcacaatatagcagccatatctaggaaaaccaaaggctgggcctaatatagtgtttaagaggtcatacaatacgtttttgtagtgattcctatgttgatgtCAAGAATATTTGTTgatccgtggtgtgtaatgagaagCAAACAGACTCTGCACTTATGAAGTTGCtaattccagttactaataagcatgtaCCAATTAAggaaatgactgtaaaaactgttaaatccccgtggattgatgaggaattgaaacatTTTATGGTTGATTGAGGTGAGAcaaaaaggaatggcaaataagtctgactgcacaaccgattggcaaatgtACTGCAAATCGAGAAATCATCTGAATTAAAAGAAGTACACTATAAAACAAAGGAggcggcaggtggttagagcgttgggccagtaaccgaaaggttgccaaatcgaatccccgagctgacaaggtacaaatctgccgttctgcccctgaacaaggcagttaacccactgttcctaggccgtcattgtaaataagaatttgttcttaactgcattgcctagttaaattaaggttaaataggtgcacggtgtttcctccgacacattggtgcggctggcttccgggttggatgtgcgctgtgttaagaagcagtacggctggttgggttgtgtatcggaggacgcatgacattcagccttcgtctctcccgagcccgtacgggagttgtagcaatgagacaagatagtagctactacaacaattggataccacgaaattggggagaaaaaggggtaaaaaaataaataaaaattaaggTTAAATGAATGATAGTGAAAAGCTTAAATGAAATTTCTGTGAAGAAAGGCCAACTCGGCTCAATCGttaattgaatcagatggctcattcatcacaaaactgactgatattgccaattactttaatgatttttttaatTGGCAAACAgccatgacatgccagcaacaaactcTGACATtcaagtatatcggaccaaattatggAAGACAATaatttgaattccgtaaagtcagtgtggaagaggtgaaaaattgtctatcaacaatgtcaagccactggggtctgacaacttggatggaaaattactgcggataatagtggatgatattgccactcccattgccacatcttcaatttaagcctactagaaagtatgtgtcctcaggcctggagggaagctaaagtcattccactacctaagaatagtaaagccccctttactggctcaaatagctgaccaatcagcctgttaccaacccttagtaaacttttggatttttttttgttgaccaaatacaatgctattttacagtaaacaaattgacaagactttcagcacgcttatagggaaagaCATTcaagcacttacacaaatgactgatgatcgGCTGAGGAGAAATTGATGATAAGATTGGGGGCTGTTTTTTTTAGacatcagtcaaaagtttggacacctacttattcaagggtttttcttgatttttactattttctacattgtagaataatagtgaagacatgaactatgaaataacacaacgaatcatgtattaaccaaatcaaaatattttagattagccaccctttgccttgatgacagctttgcattctctcaactagcttcaagaggaatgcttttccaacagtcttgaaggagttcccacatataatgatcacttgttggctgcttttccttcgctctgtggtccaactcatcccaaaccatctcaattgggttgaggtcaggtcatctgatgcagcactccatcactctccttcttggtcaaatagcccttacacagcctggaggtgtgttgggtcattgtcctgttgaaaaacatgatagtgggactaagcgcccaccagatgggatggcgttttgctgcataatgctgtggtagccatgctggttaagtgtgccttgaattttaaatacatcagtgtcaccagcaaagcacgatcgcaccaccaccacctccatgcttcacggtgggaacaactAATGCGGAGATCATCTATTCACcaactctgcttctcacaaagacgcagcggttggaaccaaaaataaaaaatttggactcatcagacagatttccactggtctaatgtccattgcttgtgtttgttggcccaagcaagtctcttcttattggtgttctttagtcgtggtttctttgcagtaattcgaccatgaagtcctgattcacgcagtctcttctgaacagttgggGTTAGGGATGTtaagatgtctgttacttgaactctgaataatt
This is a stretch of genomic DNA from Oncorhynchus mykiss isolate Arlee chromosome 7, USDA_OmykA_1.1, whole genome shotgun sequence. It encodes these proteins:
- the mkrn2os.1 gene encoding MKRN2 opposite strand, tandem duplicate 1: MDCTVLKFNHCGRKIYSFDKNRLQTENTGRKCPICQEQMRFSLLEAPVIVPCPFSNGHKVRCAFLIGSSLGPAFLCEWQDSELHVGVTNSQGVVYSYTSSGVQREEQGWEQCLCVPLVAPGTSRGSLAGTLWDSELEQFSLLPTWSRHRFEEEREFGSCCYGFALSFLNQLRRAEGRESVTRDDFTQQHVLPHVKTASKYITVYQEIHQHGFYVADL